The following proteins come from a genomic window of Yinghuangia sp. ASG 101:
- a CDS encoding glycine-rich domain-containing protein: MGSTYVPTAGVEVPAVVRQKLIEYLVSREAVTAELADRIVTATAVFLAVSATHPGRRLVPSVLIDKGWHAFLMYPAAYTAFCAQLGRLVDHVPDTGPQNMGTARADVSRTRDLIRTNGHPIDGDLWAVAADCSQCHAGCSDSP; encoded by the coding sequence ATGGGCAGCACGTACGTACCGACCGCCGGGGTTGAAGTCCCCGCCGTGGTCCGACAGAAGCTCATCGAGTACCTCGTCTCCCGCGAGGCGGTCACGGCCGAACTCGCGGACAGGATCGTCACCGCCACCGCGGTCTTCCTGGCGGTCAGCGCCACTCACCCTGGTCGGCGACTCGTACCGTCCGTCCTGATCGACAAGGGATGGCACGCTTTCCTGATGTACCCCGCCGCCTACACGGCGTTCTGCGCCCAACTCGGGCGACTCGTCGACCACGTGCCCGACACCGGCCCGCAGAACATGGGCACTGCACGCGCGGACGTCTCGCGGACGCGCGACCTGATCCGGACCAACGGGCACCCGATCGACGGGGATCTGTGGGCAGTCGCCGCTGACTGCTCGCAGTGCCATGCGGGATGCTCCGACAGCCCCTGA